One Desulfurispora thermophila DSM 16022 DNA segment encodes these proteins:
- a CDS encoding type II secretion system F family protein: protein MGETVFVYSGRDRQGKLVRGRQRAANKETVIRQLRQSNIYPLEVKQAPRLPDRRNITLPITLPRPNWRHWLEKPVKSRDLAIFSRQFHTLIEAGVPMLNALQVLQQQTANPKLKRAINSLQAGLQQGATLSESIARHPTVFPYLYAHLVEAGELGGVLDKVMDSLSVTFEKDHQLKEKIKSALIYPAVIITMTMLVVAALQFFVLPNLVGVLLSLQVPLPATTRILLGVNSFLQHYWFTVPPIFFCLFLTLRLALKTDKGRYYFSAASLKAPIFGRLVGNTIVARFCRTFGELLKSGVPILVALEVVQKSTGNVLFVQALSNVIESIRAGQGLARPLAESGVFPPLVVQMISVGEESGALEKLLEKAAVFYENEVEAVVTRLTAVIEPVMIVIMGGMVGFIAISVLMPLMTLVGRMSQ, encoded by the coding sequence ATGGGCGAAACAGTATTTGTTTATTCCGGCCGGGACAGACAGGGAAAACTGGTGCGGGGCCGGCAGCGGGCTGCAAACAAGGAAACCGTCATCAGGCAGTTGCGCCAGAGCAATATTTACCCCCTGGAAGTAAAACAGGCTCCCCGCCTGCCGGACAGACGTAATATTACATTACCCATTACATTACCCAGACCGAACTGGCGGCACTGGTTGGAAAAGCCGGTCAAAAGCCGGGATCTGGCCATCTTTTCCCGCCAGTTCCACACTCTGATTGAAGCCGGCGTACCCATGCTCAACGCCCTGCAGGTACTGCAGCAACAGACGGCCAATCCAAAACTCAAACGAGCAATTAACTCTCTGCAGGCAGGACTGCAGCAGGGGGCTACCTTAAGTGAATCCATTGCCCGGCACCCGACTGTTTTTCCTTATTTATATGCCCACCTGGTGGAAGCGGGAGAGTTGGGCGGTGTGCTGGACAAGGTTATGGACAGTTTATCTGTCACTTTTGAAAAGGACCACCAGTTGAAAGAGAAAATTAAATCTGCTCTTATTTATCCGGCAGTCATTATTACCATGACCATGCTGGTGGTGGCCGCACTGCAGTTTTTTGTCCTGCCCAATCTGGTGGGAGTACTCCTCTCTCTCCAGGTTCCCCTGCCTGCCACCACCAGGATTTTGCTGGGCGTGAACAGCTTTTTGCAACATTACTGGTTCACTGTACCGCCAATTTTTTTCTGTCTTTTCCTGACTCTGCGCCTGGCCTTAAAAACCGATAAAGGACGCTACTACTTTTCCGCAGCCTCCTTAAAGGCTCCCATCTTCGGTCGTCTGGTCGGGAATACCATTGTCGCCCGCTTTTGCCGCACTTTCGGAGAATTGCTCAAAAGCGGCGTACCCATACTGGTGGCCCTGGAAGTGGTGCAAAAATCCACCGGCAATGTTTTGTTTGTACAAGCCTTAAGCAACGTCATTGAAAGCATCCGCGCCGGTCAGGGGCTGGCCCGCCCGCTGGCGGAAAGCGGTGTCTTTCCCCCGCTGGTAGTCCAGATGATCAGCGTTGGCGAAGAATCGGGCGCCCTGGAAAAATTGCTGGAAAAAGCTGCTGTTTTTTATGAAAATGAAGTGGAAGCCGTTGTCACCCGCCTGACAGCTGTGATCGAGCCGGTCATGATCGTAATCATGGGCGGCATGGTGGGGTTCATCGCCATTTCGGTGTTGATGCCCTTGATGACATTAGTGGGTCGGATGTCTCAGTGA
- the pilM gene encoding pilus assembly protein PilM: protein MSLFNKYYAGIDVGSQNVKVVLITQTRRQWELVEQHLLPRPAEQGENFSNSSLTEAEPNSYEGQENSTLTGILARLADNPLLKKAAVVSALPGHQVLTRHIMLPPMPDKDIAKALAFELEKILPGNTGHMITRHVNLGRVSTPEGPQQHVLLAAAPREEIYQHYNLFHQAGLKLVAVDLAQLALWRVFGPGSPFQAGAAVYAVVDIGHENTHLLIIKSGRLAFTRTLNTGGRQVLETLAVMLGTDSAGALNLLQSIKESPGREILPVPNGVEPVEEPFHIATAENNQPVVKISGELLEDLLTGEGEPINNPPPFPSRLEAAAAIDQADVSAALTTALAELLREIRRSLDFYKLQDRQSELEKIIITGGAAQLPLLAETATSELGLPTEIGYLTLPNDCQLEPNMSIAYGLALREISK, encoded by the coding sequence TTGTCGCTATTTAATAAATATTATGCCGGTATAGATGTGGGTAGTCAAAATGTCAAAGTTGTACTCATCACCCAAACCCGCCGCCAGTGGGAATTAGTCGAACAGCACCTGCTACCCCGCCCGGCCGAACAAGGTGAAAATTTTTCCAACTCCAGCCTGACAGAAGCGGAACCCAATTCGTACGAAGGGCAAGAAAACTCCACGCTGACCGGAATCCTGGCCCGGCTGGCCGACAACCCGCTGTTAAAAAAGGCGGCCGTTGTATCCGCTCTGCCCGGTCACCAGGTATTGACCAGACACATCATGCTGCCCCCCATGCCGGATAAAGACATTGCCAAAGCCCTTGCCTTTGAACTGGAAAAAATCCTCCCGGGCAACACCGGGCATATGATCACCCGCCATGTCAACCTGGGACGCGTCAGCACACCGGAAGGTCCCCAGCAACATGTGCTTCTGGCAGCAGCACCCCGGGAGGAAATTTACCAGCACTATAACCTTTTTCACCAGGCCGGGTTAAAACTGGTTGCCGTGGATCTGGCGCAATTGGCTCTGTGGCGTGTCTTTGGTCCGGGCAGCCCTTTCCAGGCCGGTGCTGCTGTATATGCCGTGGTGGACATCGGTCATGAGAACACCCACCTGCTGATTATCAAGAGTGGTCGCCTGGCTTTTACCCGTACCCTGAACACGGGTGGACGCCAGGTGCTGGAAACGCTGGCCGTAATGCTGGGCACCGACTCAGCGGGCGCCCTGAACCTGCTACAATCTATAAAGGAGTCCCCCGGCAGGGAAATCTTACCGGTACCCAACGGCGTTGAACCTGTGGAAGAACCATTCCATATCGCTACGGCCGAAAACAACCAGCCCGTCGTGAAAATCTCCGGTGAGCTACTAGAAGATCTTCTTACTGGCGAAGGGGAGCCGATCAACAACCCACCCCCCTTCCCCTCACGTCTGGAAGCAGCAGCCGCCATAGATCAGGCCGATGTGAGTGCGGCGTTAACCACCGCACTGGCCGAACTGCTGCGCGAGATTCGCCGTTCGCTGGACTTTTACAAGTTGCAGGATCGCCAGAGTGAACTGGAGAAAATAATTATTACCGGTGGCGCAGCACAACTACCTCTGCTGGCGGAAACAGCCACAAGTGAACTGGGCTTGCCAACCGAAATAGGCTATCTGACACTGCCAAACGATTGCCAGCTGGAGCCAAACATGAGCATAGCTTACGGACTTGCTCTGCGGGAGATAAGCAAATGA
- a CDS encoding prepilin peptidase: MGDPWLLFCFFLLGLVMGSFYNVCIYRLPRGQSLLFPSSHCPSCGRRLLPAELVPVFSYLWQKGRCRQCRTRISPRYLLVELLTGVLFAAVYIKYGLTVLSVKYIFLFSLLLVISFIDLDYQYIISTHLYWGLAGALFFQLISREHNWPGLLLGSFVSAGFLLLLYLISRGGMGQGDIELAAIIGLYLGWPVTPLALILAFTLGGLAGLFLVVRKHKKRKDKLAFAPFLSLGTVLAVFAGRPLVNWYGSQFLAIPHLYEWLAK, from the coding sequence ATGGGCGATCCTTGGTTGCTCTTTTGCTTTTTCCTGCTCGGTTTGGTCATGGGCAGTTTTTACAACGTCTGCATTTACCGCCTGCCCCGCGGCCAATCTTTACTCTTTCCATCTTCCCATTGCCCTTCCTGCGGCCGCCGTCTGCTTCCCGCCGAACTGGTACCGGTTTTCAGCTATCTCTGGCAAAAGGGCCGCTGCCGGCAATGTCGCACCCGCATCAGCCCGCGTTATTTGCTGGTTGAACTGCTCACCGGCGTTCTTTTTGCCGCTGTCTATATCAAGTACGGGCTGACTGTCTTATCAGTTAAGTATATTTTTCTTTTTTCTCTCCTGTTGGTGATCAGCTTTATCGACCTGGACTACCAGTACATAATATCTACACATCTCTATTGGGGACTGGCCGGTGCCCTTTTTTTTCAGCTGATCAGCCGTGAACATAACTGGCCTGGATTGCTCCTGGGCAGCTTTGTTTCAGCAGGTTTTTTGCTTCTCTTATATCTGATCAGCCGGGGCGGCATGGGGCAGGGCGATATTGAGCTGGCCGCCATCATTGGCCTTTACCTGGGCTGGCCGGTAACCCCCCTGGCCCTGATTTTGGCCTTTACTCTGGGCGGACTGGCCGGATTGTTTTTAGTTGTTCGCAAACACAAAAAGAGAAAGGACAAGCTGGCTTTCGCCCCTTTCCTTTCCCTGGGAACGGTCCTGGCCGTTTTTGCCGGCCGGCCACTTGTAAACTGGTATGGCAGCCAATTTCTGGCCATACCCCACCTTTATGAATGGCTGGCCAAATAA
- a CDS encoding PilW family protein, with translation MRKKRQSAFTLVEVVIAMLVFTLVMGAAMLIYQHSLQSWSRTDSATTVQESLRLALDRMTRELRTATSIEKATVENGKTIISFQTYISENNQLKLKTITYHHDPVSQQIYRAVGTGSPNPLADNIAVLDLYYYDTAQSLLGKNNVSTRDLNKINLIRITIQGERGRRGQLNYTGPLSLSSSVALRASSR, from the coding sequence ATGAGAAAAAAGCGGCAAAGTGCTTTCACACTGGTGGAAGTAGTCATAGCCATGCTGGTTTTCACCCTGGTCATGGGTGCGGCCATGCTCATCTACCAGCACTCCCTGCAATCATGGTCGCGCACCGACTCGGCCACCACCGTGCAGGAAAGCCTGCGCCTGGCCCTGGACCGGATGACCAGGGAACTGCGCACGGCTACCAGCATTGAGAAGGCTACCGTGGAGAACGGCAAAACAATAATATCTTTCCAGACTTATATCAGCGAAAACAACCAGCTCAAGCTGAAGACCATCACCTATCACCATGACCCGGTCAGTCAGCAAATATACCGGGCTGTCGGCACCGGTTCGCCCAACCCGCTGGCCGACAACATTGCCGTGCTTGATCTATACTACTATGATACCGCACAGTCCCTCCTGGGCAAAAATAATGTTTCTACCCGGGACTTGAACAAGATTAACCTGATCCGTATCACCATCCAGGGAGAAAGGGGGCGCAGGGGTCAGTTAAACTATACAGGGCCACTGAGCCTTTCTTCTTCTGTAGCGCTACGGGCCTCCAGCCGCTGA
- a CDS encoding penicillin-binding transpeptidase domain-containing protein — MAKKFNPAPRLAFVAAAAAVLFAALLVRLVWVQIWQGEKYRARGEQIRVHDEELRPNRGTIYDRNMRVLTSDVPVSSVYVNADIFSVRVNKGEDAGEKNARVREEIAALLNMPLTELNKLLNSKQPFVWLKHQVDVETVDKLKKLPVTGLGFVPGSRRDYPERNLAAGLLGVVGMDNQGLSGLESSFDSELKGVVGHLVVEYDAQGREMPQTRTRYIPPQPGHSLVLTIDQTIQYYVEKALDGVMAEHKPARAAILVMEPKSGAILAMGERPTFDPANWQKYPREVWGKNLATTYTYEPGSTFKMFTAAAALEEGLVNETTTFNCPGYAVVSKRRINNWDRRGHGLETFAEGIQNSCNTVFVQTGQRLGRERLYKYVRGFGFGQPLGIDFAAEENGIVIPEKSASELNVATMAIGQSLAVTPLQLLRAVCAVANGGYLMRPLLVQKVLDGQGKVLREYKPEVVRQVIATDTSRQLARLLTKVVLEGSGKKAYVDGYLVAGKTGTAQVPGPRGYEPGKYVASFAGFAPADDPRIAVLVMVAEPSQGLFYGGDVAAPVFRQVAQDTLHYLQVPEKSGLPRPKNFGQPVPEELALPDNQEKIPVPNLVGYTLPLAREKLQQAGLRASVEKNTGEMVIGQQPGPGYLAAPGTFIKLKLTALPSGEAAVLKVPDLRGLTMRQAGMLLEELGFVLEPLGSGLAMKQEPQAGSSLVRGSRVKVEFVPPR, encoded by the coding sequence GTGGCGAAAAAATTCAACCCGGCGCCCCGCCTGGCTTTTGTTGCCGCTGCTGCGGCAGTGCTGTTTGCTGCACTGCTGGTGCGGTTGGTCTGGGTACAGATCTGGCAGGGTGAAAAGTACCGGGCGCGGGGCGAGCAAATCCGGGTGCATGACGAGGAACTGCGTCCCAACCGGGGCACAATTTATGACCGCAACATGCGGGTGCTGACCAGCGATGTGCCGGTCAGTTCGGTCTATGTTAACGCTGATATTTTTTCCGTGCGCGTGAATAAAGGGGAAGATGCTGGGGAGAAGAACGCCCGGGTGCGGGAGGAGATTGCCGCACTGCTCAATATGCCGCTGACCGAGTTGAACAAGTTGCTGAACAGCAAGCAGCCCTTTGTCTGGCTGAAACACCAGGTGGATGTGGAGACAGTGGATAAGCTGAAAAAGTTACCCGTAACTGGTCTCGGGTTTGTGCCGGGCAGCCGGCGGGACTACCCGGAAAGAAATTTGGCCGCCGGTCTCCTGGGCGTGGTGGGCATGGACAACCAGGGCCTCAGTGGGCTGGAGAGCAGCTTTGACAGCGAGCTGAAGGGCGTGGTGGGACATCTGGTGGTGGAATACGATGCCCAGGGGCGGGAAATGCCCCAGACCCGCACTCGCTACATTCCTCCCCAGCCGGGACACAGCCTGGTGCTGACTATTGATCAGACCATTCAGTACTATGTGGAAAAGGCTCTGGATGGTGTAATGGCCGAGCATAAACCGGCCCGGGCGGCTATCCTGGTTATGGAACCGAAAAGCGGTGCTATTTTGGCCATGGGGGAGCGCCCCACATTTGACCCCGCCAACTGGCAAAAATACCCCCGGGAGGTGTGGGGTAAAAACCTGGCTACCACCTACACATACGAGCCGGGGTCCACATTTAAAATGTTTACCGCTGCTGCCGCTCTGGAGGAGGGCCTGGTGAATGAAACCACCACATTTAATTGTCCGGGGTACGCTGTGGTCAGCAAACGAAGGATAAATAACTGGGATCGCCGGGGGCATGGCCTGGAGACCTTTGCGGAGGGGATTCAGAATTCCTGCAATACGGTGTTTGTACAGACCGGCCAGCGATTGGGCCGGGAAAGGCTATATAAATATGTGCGGGGGTTTGGTTTTGGACAACCGTTGGGCATTGACTTTGCAGCCGAGGAAAATGGTATTGTCATACCGGAAAAGTCGGCCAGCGAGCTGAATGTGGCCACCATGGCCATCGGTCAGTCGCTGGCTGTGACGCCTTTGCAACTTTTGCGGGCGGTTTGCGCGGTGGCCAACGGTGGCTATCTTATGCGCCCCCTGCTGGTGCAAAAAGTGCTGGACGGGCAGGGTAAAGTGTTGCGCGAGTATAAACCTGAAGTGGTGCGCCAGGTGATCGCGACGGATACCTCCCGCCAGCTGGCCCGCTTGTTGACCAAAGTTGTGCTGGAGGGTTCGGGCAAGAAGGCCTATGTGGACGGCTACCTGGTGGCCGGCAAGACCGGTACAGCCCAGGTGCCCGGACCGCGCGGATATGAACCGGGCAAGTATGTGGCTTCCTTTGCCGGCTTCGCACCGGCCGATGACCCGCGCATTGCTGTGCTGGTGATGGTGGCCGAGCCTTCCCAGGGGCTTTTTTATGGTGGAGATGTGGCGGCGCCGGTTTTTCGCCAGGTGGCGCAGGATACCCTGCATTATTTGCAAGTACCGGAAAAGTCCGGACTGCCACGACCGAAAAATTTCGGTCAACCGGTGCCGGAAGAGCTCGCTTTGCCGGACAATCAGGAAAAAATACCTGTTCCCAACCTGGTGGGCTATACTCTGCCCTTGGCCCGGGAAAAACTGCAGCAGGCTGGTTTGCGGGCGAGTGTGGAAAAAAATACAGGAGAAATGGTTATTGGGCAACAGCCGGGGCCCGGCTACCTGGCAGCGCCGGGAACTTTCATTAAGCTAAAACTGACAGCCCTGCCGTCCGGTGAGGCTGCTGTGCTCAAAGTGCCGGATTTGCGTGGTTTAACCATGCGCCAGGCCGGCATGTTGCTGGAGGAACTGGGTTTTGTGCTGGAACCGCTGGGCAGCGGGCTGGCCATGAAACAGGAACCGCAGGCCGGCAGCTCTTTAGTGCGGGGTAGCCGGGTGAAAGTGGAGTTTGTACCTCCCAGGTAG
- a CDS encoding PilN domain-containing protein, producing the protein MKNYRINLLPEELQPGLHLKWRNLMPLLIACGITGALLSGYIFTKMASANLEEELASLEAAINNTKPAANQVEQWQKETATLKSWTNQINKTRAERLTIYQILRDINSCVPLDLQLTAITTGASQTSTSNTVQETDGESAEKTTNQQPTPLQPQNTAPDTTRTGDARVGEALDKTASADHTSDTEPKANKPVSDHPPRPTSITMQGITPGLSEVGVLIYNLQQLPHFKQIQLREISRNQTGQLTFTILAVLQEK; encoded by the coding sequence ATGAAAAATTACCGGATTAATTTGCTACCGGAGGAACTGCAACCCGGCCTGCATTTGAAATGGCGCAACCTGATGCCGCTCTTAATCGCCTGCGGCATCACCGGTGCTCTCTTGAGCGGTTATATTTTTACCAAAATGGCCTCAGCCAACCTGGAAGAGGAACTGGCCAGTCTGGAAGCAGCCATTAATAACACAAAACCGGCAGCGAACCAGGTGGAACAATGGCAAAAAGAAACAGCCACACTCAAGAGCTGGACCAATCAGATCAACAAAACCAGAGCAGAGCGCCTCACCATTTACCAGATCCTGCGTGACATAAACAGCTGCGTACCTCTGGATCTGCAACTTACAGCAATAACCACCGGGGCGTCCCAGACCAGTACGTCCAACACCGTACAGGAGACAGATGGTGAATCGGCGGAAAAAACAACCAACCAGCAACCTACCCCGCTTCAGCCACAAAACACTGCACCGGATACCACCAGAACAGGTGACGCCCGGGTGGGAGAAGCGCTCGACAAAACCGCATCAGCAGACCATACTTCAGACACCGAGCCAAAAGCAAACAAACCAGTGAGTGATCATCCCCCCCGACCGACCAGCATAACCATGCAGGGGATTACTCCCGGTTTGTCCGAAGTGGGAGTGCTGATATACAACCTGCAACAATTACCACATTTTAAGCAGATTCAATTGCGCGAAATAAGCAGAAATCAAACCGGACAATTAACTTTCACCATTCTTGCTGTATTGCAGGAGAAATAA
- a CDS encoding pilus assembly PilX N-terminal domain-containing protein yields the protein MYAGKNKHPGQAMVGVLIIFLLVAALAIASVTLAASHRQNTARQKDTVQAYYAAEAGVERTLLRIKTDPGWFMDWLNQININTEKDFITYITPDYMPPLSAPLEKIKIKKIAGFPTAQIEINSTGKSRPGEGAARKTLLINARLYHPAGLLNGCSILSESRLDVTLGASFSLTGSNGQKPVFYVNGNLTRKGQGHSDEINADIYAAGSITGNFGSSTLHPNYHNIPSFPVLDENWYRTNAQKIFNGDTVFGNPSRQNGQGNNSQHGHGNSSGNNPHQEPDATPPYNGIYYVNGDAHISGTYTGKAVIFVTGDVTITDDLEAQDNNSILVIIALNNPVEIKNYNVDAFIIAKKGIDYNGNATINGGLLAGSFEEKVNGNLTINCLPALINNNFDFFLRTAFNPDLLEIKIDSWREQYDIF from the coding sequence ATGTACGCAGGAAAAAACAAACATCCGGGACAGGCTATGGTTGGCGTGCTGATCATTTTTTTACTCGTAGCCGCCCTGGCTATAGCCAGTGTAACCCTGGCCGCCAGCCACCGCCAGAACACTGCCCGGCAAAAAGATACAGTCCAGGCCTACTACGCCGCGGAGGCCGGGGTGGAGAGAACTCTGTTGCGCATTAAAACAGATCCGGGCTGGTTCATGGACTGGCTGAATCAAATCAATATAAACACTGAAAAAGATTTTATAACCTATATCACACCTGATTACATGCCCCCGCTGAGTGCACCGCTGGAGAAAATAAAGATAAAAAAAATAGCAGGTTTCCCCACCGCGCAAATTGAGATTAACTCTACCGGCAAGTCCAGGCCCGGTGAAGGTGCGGCCCGTAAAACATTGCTGATTAACGCCCGGCTGTACCACCCGGCAGGATTGCTGAACGGTTGCAGTATACTAAGTGAAAGCCGGCTTGATGTGACACTGGGGGCCAGTTTTTCCCTCACAGGCAGTAACGGACAAAAACCGGTTTTCTATGTCAATGGCAACTTGACGCGAAAAGGCCAGGGCCATAGTGATGAAATAAATGCCGATATTTACGCAGCCGGAAGTATCACTGGCAACTTCGGCAGCAGTACGCTTCATCCAAATTACCATAACATTCCATCCTTTCCCGTGCTGGATGAAAACTGGTACCGGACAAACGCCCAGAAAATCTTTAATGGAGACACCGTTTTTGGCAACCCATCCCGGCAGAATGGGCAGGGCAATAACTCGCAGCACGGACATGGTAATAGCTCCGGCAACAACCCGCACCAGGAACCTGATGCTACCCCCCCTTATAACGGCATTTACTATGTAAACGGCGATGCGCACATCTCCGGCACTTATACCGGCAAGGCCGTCATCTTTGTCACCGGTGACGTCACCATCACAGATGATTTAGAGGCACAGGACAACAATTCCATCCTGGTGATCATCGCCCTGAACAACCCGGTTGAGATCAAGAACTATAATGTGGATGCATTTATCATTGCGAAAAAAGGAATTGATTACAATGGTAACGCCACAATAAATGGCGGCCTGCTGGCCGGATCCTTTGAGGAAAAAGTCAACGGTAATCTGACCATAAATTGCCTTCCGGCACTTATTAACAACAACTTCGACTTTTTCCTGCGCACAGCTTTCAATCCGGACCTGCTGGAAATAAAGATTGACAGCTGGCGGGAACAATATGACATATTTTAA
- a CDS encoding GspE/PulE family protein, with translation MPPRPPVPPKRLGDLLIDSGLITQEQLQLALREQKRTGERLGRTLIKMGMVSEQDIMNVLEMQLGIPQIQLNKLLNVELVRSFPEELIRRTRIVPVKKEGQRLIVALADPLNVVAQDDFRVATRLDITPMLTTESEIDQAISKAFAMADLEREFAGPAPEETGRPETIRISFQENMGAGEAPVIRLVNSIFAQAVNERASDIHIEPREKGLLVRFRVDGILRDILELPAQARIPVISRLKILSGMDIAERRLPQDGRLQLDFSGRSIDMRVSSLPTVYGEKIVLRLLYKSDQLFDLHQLGFSTHNLERFRSVLKAAYGLILLTGPTGSGKTTTLYAALRDISSAERNIITIEDPVEYLLPGVNQTQVNVRAGLTFATGLRAILRQDPDVIMVGEIRDTETAEIAVRAATTGHLVLSTLHTNDAVGAVGRLIDMGVDHFLVAASLLGVTAQRLVRLLCPYCKQPYQPGPEDRLLLGPHWQEGTVLYQPAGCPQCHHTGYKGRTGIHEVLLASGVLREMINNRRPHDVIKKQAAAEGMVLLQEDGIQKVLQGLTSLQEVMRVAYTRE, from the coding sequence TTGCCGCCCCGTCCTCCCGTGCCCCCCAAACGCCTGGGAGATTTGCTGATTGACAGTGGACTGATCACCCAGGAACAATTGCAACTGGCTCTGCGCGAACAAAAACGCACCGGTGAACGTCTTGGCCGCACACTGATTAAAATGGGTATGGTCAGTGAGCAGGACATCATGAATGTGCTGGAGATGCAGCTGGGTATACCCCAAATCCAGCTGAACAAACTGCTTAATGTGGAACTGGTGCGCAGCTTTCCGGAAGAGTTAATCCGGCGTACCCGCATAGTGCCGGTGAAAAAAGAGGGTCAGAGATTGATTGTTGCTCTGGCCGACCCGCTCAACGTTGTGGCCCAGGATGATTTCCGGGTAGCCACCCGCCTGGACATCACCCCCATGCTGACCACCGAGAGCGAAATAGACCAGGCTATTTCCAAGGCCTTTGCCATGGCCGACCTGGAAAGAGAGTTTGCCGGCCCCGCCCCGGAGGAAACCGGTCGCCCGGAAACCATCCGCATCTCATTTCAAGAAAACATGGGTGCCGGCGAAGCACCGGTGATCCGCCTGGTCAACTCCATCTTCGCCCAGGCCGTAAACGAGCGGGCCAGTGACATCCATATTGAGCCGCGGGAAAAAGGCCTGCTGGTGCGTTTTAGAGTGGATGGCATCCTGCGTGATATTCTCGAATTGCCAGCCCAGGCCCGTATACCGGTCATTTCCCGCCTGAAGATACTCTCGGGCATGGATATTGCAGAAAGACGCCTACCTCAAGACGGCAGGTTGCAACTGGATTTTTCCGGCCGCAGCATTGATATGCGCGTTTCCAGCCTGCCCACCGTTTACGGCGAAAAAATAGTCCTGCGCCTGCTGTATAAAAGCGACCAGCTTTTCGACCTGCACCAACTGGGCTTTTCCACCCATAACCTGGAGCGCTTCCGCAGTGTGTTGAAAGCTGCCTACGGACTAATTCTGCTCACCGGTCCGACCGGTAGCGGTAAAACAACCACCCTCTACGCTGCTCTGCGCGACATCAGCTCCGCCGAACGCAATATCATCACCATTGAAGATCCGGTGGAATACCTGCTGCCGGGAGTAAACCAGACCCAGGTCAATGTGCGGGCGGGGCTGACTTTTGCCACAGGCCTGCGGGCCATCCTGCGCCAGGACCCGGATGTGATCATGGTGGGGGAAATCCGCGACACGGAAACCGCGGAAATTGCCGTGCGGGCAGCCACCACCGGCCACCTGGTTTTGAGTACACTGCATACCAACGACGCGGTAGGTGCGGTGGGACGTTTGATAGACATGGGAGTGGATCATTTTCTGGTGGCCGCTTCCCTCCTGGGCGTGACCGCCCAGCGGCTGGTACGCCTTTTATGCCCGTATTGCAAGCAGCCTTACCAGCCCGGTCCGGAGGACAGGCTGCTTTTGGGCCCCCACTGGCAGGAAGGCACCGTCCTCTACCAGCCCGCCGGTTGTCCGCAGTGCCACCATACCGGGTACAAAGGCCGCACCGGCATCCATGAAGTGTTGCTGGCCTCGGGCGTCTTACGGGAAATGATCAATAACCGCCGCCCCCACGATGTGATCAAAAAGCAAGCTGCAGCCGAAGGAATGGTCTTGTTGCAGGAAGACGGCATCCAGAAAGTACTGCAGGGCCTCACTTCACTGCAGGAAGTAATGCGTGTGGCTTACACCCGTGAATAA
- a CDS encoding type IV pilus modification PilV family protein — protein sequence MATKKKQNAFSLVEVLIATLLLVATLIPLLHTLLGSSAWTTESRQMLKALNLAQDKVEELQNLSYNSLYILLANPEKLAGTFPGEAEYTYSIQPDLSYAASGLISFRVTVQYKDPRGQRSLTLTAEKGDWR from the coding sequence ATGGCTACAAAGAAAAAACAGAATGCTTTCTCCCTGGTGGAAGTCCTGATTGCCACCCTGCTGCTGGTAGCCACACTGATCCCCCTGCTGCATACCCTGCTGGGGAGTTCGGCCTGGACGACAGAATCCCGCCAGATGCTCAAAGCACTCAACCTGGCGCAAGATAAAGTTGAAGAACTGCAAAACTTGTCTTACAACTCTTTGTACATTTTATTGGCCAATCCGGAAAAGCTGGCGGGAACATTTCCCGGTGAAGCAGAATATACATACTCTATTCAACCGGACCTCAGCTATGCCGCATCCGGCCTGATCTCTTTCCGGGTCACAGTACAATACAAAGACCCGCGTGGTCAGCGCTCCCTCACCCTGACAGCAGAAAAAGGTGACTGGCGATGA
- a CDS encoding GspH/FimT family protein, whose amino-acid sequence MTGKPAFTLVELVIVLAITCILSAIAFPVMVAAYHKQTLYLAARQMEADILEQQQAAISYQNTSNTYEVLLDVERDQYTLRIGALEIIRTVRLPPNVDMENASGFGSYLNQKILQFNCNGVPTQAGHVTLRDRSSGKRYYVIITPVTGRVRISTASPS is encoded by the coding sequence TTGACTGGAAAGCCTGCCTTTACGCTGGTGGAACTGGTAATAGTGCTGGCCATCACATGCATTCTTTCTGCAATTGCTTTTCCGGTAATGGTGGCGGCATATCACAAACAGACCCTTTATTTGGCCGCCCGTCAGATGGAAGCTGACATCCTGGAACAACAACAGGCGGCGATCAGTTACCAAAATACCAGCAACACTTATGAGGTATTGCTGGATGTGGAAAGAGACCAGTACACCCTGCGAATTGGCGCACTGGAAATAATAAGAACCGTCCGCTTACCCCCCAATGTAGACATGGAGAATGCCAGTGGTTTTGGCTCATATTTAAACCAAAAAATACTTCAATTTAATTGTAACGGTGTACCCACACAGGCCGGCCATGTCACACTTCGTGACAGGAGTTCGGGCAAGCGTTATTATGTGATTATCACACCGGTTACAGGCCGGGTGAGAATTTCTACCGCATCGCCATCATGA